The DNA region ATAGAAAAACTCAAACTTACAGGATACTCTTTACCAAGTTATTGGGATCTTTTTATAGGAAATAGAGCAGGATGTATTGGAGAAACATCAATTCTTCTTTTGCTTTTAGGTGGTTTATGGCTGATCTATAAAAATATTATTGATTGGAAGATTCCAGTTTCCTTTATTTTAACAGTGTTTATTATGTCTTTTTTATTAGGAAAAGACCCGATTTTTCAAATACTTTCTGGAGGACTTTTCTTAGGAGCATTCTTTATGGCTACTGATTGGGTAACTACACCTCTTACTTCTAAGGGAAGATTGATCTTTGGTATAGGAGCAGGGTTGTTTACCATAGTTATAAGATTTTGGGGTGCTTATCCGGAAGGTGTCTCTTATGGAATTCTTGTTATGAATGCTTTAACTCCTTTGATTGATAATCTTGTAAAGCCTCATAGATTTGGAGAGGTGAAAAAATGAAAAACATTTTGAGATATGGTTTAACTTTAATGCTCATATGTGCCATAGCTGCAGGTGTTCTTGCCTATACTTATGAGAATACTCAAAAGGTCATAGAACTTAATAAAGCAAAAGAGAGAAATTTATTGCTCAAAGAGCTTCTCCCTGAAGCAATTGAGTTTGTACCTTTGTCAAATAAACCAAAGAATATTGATCCTTTGGTTAATATAAATGAAATATACATAGGGAAGAGGGATGGAAAAGAGGTAGGGAAAGTTTGGGAGGTAAGCACTAAAGGATATAGTAGTGATATAGTACTACTTGTTGCAGTGAATGACAAGGGAGTGATAGAAAAAGTAAAAGTGGTATCTCAACAGGAAACTCCAGGACTTGGTACAGAGGTTACTAAGGATAATTTTTTAGGACAATTTATAGGGAAAAAAGAACCAAATTTGGAGGCTAAAAAAAATATCACGCCTGTTTCTGGAGCAACTATCTCTTCCTCTGCGGTAGTTAGAGCAATTAATGAGGTTTTGAAACATAACAGAATTTAAGGGGGTTAAAATATGAGAAATTTCTTTAAGTATGTAGTAAATGGTATTTTCAAAGAAAATCCTGTTCTTATATTGATGATAGGTTTGTGTTCAGTGCTTGCTGTTTCTACCAGTGTGGAAAACGCTATTGGAATGGGTCTTGCTTTTTCTTTTGTGATGATCTTTTCTAATCTTTTTGTTTCTTTGCTAAGACCTATAACCCCAAACGAGATAAGAATACCTATTTTTATCATTGTAATTGGTACTTTTACTACAATCGTAGATTTAGTTATCTCTGCATATTTCCCAGAACTATATAAAGCGTTAGGTATATTCATACCTTTAATTGTGGTGAATTGCATTATTATTGGAAGAGCAGAGGCTTTTGCATATAGGCATAGTGTTTTAGAATCTGTTGCCGACGGAATTGGTATAAGTTTAGGTTATATCTGGGCTATAGTAGCCCTTGGATTGATTAGGGAATTTTTGGGAAATGGTACTATTTTAGGTAAAGTAATATTTAGTGGTTTTGATCCAGCCAAAGTATTTACAATGCCCCCTGGTGCTTTTTGGGGAATAGGCTTACTAATAGGGTTACTAAAATGGTTTGAGAAGAGAGTAAGTAGGAGGTAATTATAACTATGAATATAATTGGAAAACTCTTTATGCTTTTTATTTCTGCCTCCTTAATAAACAATATTGTCTTTATGAGATTTTTAGCCTTATGTCCCTTTGTAGGTATGAGTACTCAAATTGAGACCTCAATAGGTATGGGTGCAGCTGTTACTTTTGTTATGGTGATGGCTTCAGTGGTTACCTTTTTCATTTATTATTATATATTGGTACCTTTAAATTTATTATTCTTGAGAACTATTTCTTTTATTCTTGTTATTGCAGTGTTGGTTCAGTTAGTGGAAATGGTTATAAAAAAGTTCTTATCGAGCTTATATAAGGCTATGGGAATATACTTACCATTGATAACTACTAACTGTGCTATTCTTGGTGTTACTCTTTTGAATATAAACTATGGTCATAACTTAATAGAAGCAATTGTATATTCATTAGGAGTCTCTTTGGGATTTACAATTGCTTTAATTTTACTTGCAAGTATTAGAGACAGATTATCTTATTCGGAAATACCTGAGTTTTGGAAAGGATATCCTATAGTTTTCATTTCTGCTGGACTTCTTGCTCTTATTTTCTTAGGATTTCAAGGATTAGCCCATTAAGGAGGATTAAACTTATGGGATTAGTACTTATTTCAGTAATAGTATTAGGGGCTATAGGGCTCTTGTTTGGAATAGGACTTGCTATTGCAGGAGAAAAGTTCAAGGTAGAGGTAGATCCTCGAATTACTGAAATTTTAAATGTGCTTCCAGGGGCTAATTGTGGTGCTTGTGGTTATCCTGGCTGTGAGGGTTTTGCAAAGGCAGTTGTAGAGGGAAGAGCTCCGTATACTGGTTGTGTAGTAGGGGGAGAAAAAGTTGCTAAAAATATAGCTAAGATCTTAGGAGTAGATGAAAATATAACAATGGTTAAAAGTGTAGCTTTTCTTACTTGTCAGGGAGGAAAAGGAATAGCTCAAGAGAAATATGTTTATAAAGGTGTGGATACCTGTAAAGCTGCAAATCTGGTTCAGGGTGGATATAAGGGTTGTCCTACAGGATGTTTAGGATTTGGAGATTGTGTTAAGGCATGCCCATTTGATGCAATTCATATGGGTGAAGATGGACTTCCTAAGATAGATATGGAGAAGTGTACTGGATGCGGTTTATGTGTAAAAGCATGTCCAAGGGGGATTTTAACCCTTCTTCCTGTTGATATACCTCTTCTTTTGGGATGCAAAACGGAACTTCCAGGTCCTGAGGCAAGAAGAGTATGTTCTAAAGCATGTATAGGTTGTGGGATTTGTGAGAAAGTATGCCCTAAGGGTGCTATAAAGATGGATGGAAGATTTCCTGTGATTGATTATAATCTTTGTGATGGTTGTGGAATTTGTGTAGAGAAATGTCCAACCAAAGCTCTCATTTTGCTAAAGAAATAAAAATATTAATTTCTTTTTTATTTATAGGAGCTTTATTTTTTCTCTTTATAAGAAACTTTGATGAAAGTAGAGAATATTATAGAAATGGAATCTTAATGGATACCTTTATAGAGGTTAGGATATGGGGAAGGGATGGTGAGAGGGCTTTAAATGAGTGTTGGGAGAATTTAGAATATCTGGCTAAGCTTTTGGATAGATTTAGCAATAATAGTGATATTTATAGAATAAATTCAAAGGCGGGAAGTTGGGTAAAAGTAGCAGAAGATACTCTTGAGATTATAAATAAAGCAATATATTACGCAAAAATGACTGATGGATATTTTGATCCTACAATTGCTCCTCTCTTAAAATTATGGGGATTTTATGACAAAAGATATAGGATACCTACGGAGGATGAAGTAAAGAGAGAATTAAGAAAAGTAGATTTTCGAAGGATTCAGATAAGAGAAAAGATGGTTTTTATTCCTAAGGGTATGGAGATTGATCTTGGGGGAATAGCAAAAGGATACATTTTAGATAGGTTATTATCCTCTCTGAAAAGGTATAAGATAGAAAGAGCCTTATTAAATATAGGTGGGCAAATTGGAGTATATGGTAAACCTAAGGATGGAAATGAATGGGAGATAAGAATTAGAAATCCTCGTAAGTTAGATGATTATATAGGATTAGTTTATATTAATAAAGGTTCTGTGGCTACTTCTGGAGATTATGAGAGATATTTTATAAGAGATGGAATAAGGTATTGCCATTTAATTGATCCTAAAACAGGATATCCTGTAAGAGAGGTTATGAGTGTGAGTATAATAAGTGAAAAT from Dictyoglomus turgidum DSM 6724 includes:
- a CDS encoding RnfABCDGE type electron transport complex subunit G, translating into MKNILRYGLTLMLICAIAAGVLAYTYENTQKVIELNKAKERNLLLKELLPEAIEFVPLSNKPKNIDPLVNINEIYIGKRDGKEVGKVWEVSTKGYSSDIVLLVAVNDKGVIEKVKVVSQQETPGLGTEVTKDNFLGQFIGKKEPNLEAKKNITPVSGATISSSAVVRAINEVLKHNRI
- the rsxE gene encoding electron transport complex subunit RsxE yields the protein MRNFFKYVVNGIFKENPVLILMIGLCSVLAVSTSVENAIGMGLAFSFVMIFSNLFVSLLRPITPNEIRIPIFIIVIGTFTTIVDLVISAYFPELYKALGIFIPLIVVNCIIIGRAEAFAYRHSVLESVADGIGISLGYIWAIVALGLIREFLGNGTILGKVIFSGFDPAKVFTMPPGAFWGIGLLIGLLKWFEKRVSRR
- a CDS encoding electron transport complex protein RnfA, whose translation is MNIIGKLFMLFISASLINNIVFMRFLALCPFVGMSTQIETSIGMGAAVTFVMVMASVVTFFIYYYILVPLNLLFLRTISFILVIAVLVQLVEMVIKKFLSSLYKAMGIYLPLITTNCAILGVTLLNINYGHNLIEAIVYSLGVSLGFTIALILLASIRDRLSYSEIPEFWKGYPIVFISAGLLALIFLGFQGLAH
- a CDS encoding RnfABCDGE type electron transport complex subunit B; this translates as MGLVLISVIVLGAIGLLFGIGLAIAGEKFKVEVDPRITEILNVLPGANCGACGYPGCEGFAKAVVEGRAPYTGCVVGGEKVAKNIAKILGVDENITMVKSVAFLTCQGGKGIAQEKYVYKGVDTCKAANLVQGGYKGCPTGCLGFGDCVKACPFDAIHMGEDGLPKIDMEKCTGCGLCVKACPRGILTLLPVDIPLLLGCKTELPGPEARRVCSKACIGCGICEKVCPKGAIKMDGRFPVIDYNLCDGCGICVEKCPTKALILLKK
- a CDS encoding FAD:protein FMN transferase — its product is MSNQSSHFAKEIKILISFLFIGALFFLFIRNFDESREYYRNGILMDTFIEVRIWGRDGERALNECWENLEYLAKLLDRFSNNSDIYRINSKAGSWVKVAEDTLEIINKAIYYAKMTDGYFDPTIAPLLKLWGFYDKRYRIPTEDEVKRELRKVDFRRIQIREKMVFIPKGMEIDLGGIAKGYILDRLLSSLKRYKIERALLNIGGQIGVYGKPKDGNEWEIRIRNPRKLDDYIGLVYINKGSVATSGDYERYFIRDGIRYCHLIDPKTGYPVREVMSVSIISENATKADALSTAFFVMGAKAISYWEKFTDLGVVIVFSDGKIWYSPNIHFVKNEDYKY